From one Cynocephalus volans isolate mCynVol1 chromosome X, mCynVol1.pri, whole genome shotgun sequence genomic stretch:
- the LOC134367157 gene encoding H(+)/Cl(-) exchange transporter 4-like translates to MEKVNGTYIHNAQHQWSEDAAGSQGNLQMAAALCIPGATTDMDKGVFQISYYFLSETSWMSLFMALVAAFTLRSINRFGNSHLVLFYVEYHTPWYMAELFPFILLGVFGALWGTLFIRCNIAWGRRRKTTRLRKNPVLEVIVVTAIRAVIAYPNPYTRQSTSELISEMFNDCGAFESSQLCDYINDPNMTRPVDDIPDRPAGFGVYTAMWQLALALIFKIVITIFTFGMKIPSGLLIPSMAMGAMAGRMVGIGVEQLAYHHHDWIIFQNWCRPGADCVTPGLYAMVGAAACLGGVTRMTVSLVVIMFEVTGGLEYIVPLMAAAVTSKLVANAFGKEGIYEAHIDLNGYPFLDVKDEFTHCTLATDVMRPRRGEPLLSVLTQDRMTMEDVETLIKDTDYNGFPVVVSRDSECLIGFAQRRELILAIKNARQRQEGIVSNSIRYFTEEAPELPANSLHPMKLRCILNLSPFTVTDHTPMETVVDIFQQLGLRQCLVTRSG, encoded by the exons ATGGAAAAGGTGAACGGGACAT ATATTCATAATGCACAGCACCAGTGGAGTGAAGATGCTGCTGGGAGCCAAGGCAATCTTCAGATGGCAGCGGCCCTCTGCATCCCTGGTGCCACCACGGACATGGATAAGGGAG TATTCCAGATCAGTTACTACTTTCTCTCTGAGACATCGTGGATGTCATTATTCATGGCCCTGGTGGCGGCCTTCACGTTGCGATCCATCAATCGCTTTGGGAACAGCCACCTTGTTCTCTTTTATGTGGAATATCACACGCCCTGGTACATGGCTGAACTCTTCCCCTTCATCCTGCTTGGGGTGTTTGGGGCCTTGTGGGGAACCCTCTTCATCCGCTGCAACATCGCCTGGGGCAGGAGGCGCAAGACAACCCGGCTAAGGAAGAACCCAGTGCTGGAGGTCATTGTGGTGACTGCCATCAGAGCTGTCATTGCCTACCCCAATCCCTACACACGCCAGAGCACCAGTGAGCTCATTTCTGAGATGTTCAACGACTGTGGGGCCTTTGAgtcctcccagctgtgtgactaCATCAATGACCCCAACATGACCCGGCCTGTGGATGACATTCCAGACCGGCCAGCTGGCTTTGGCGTTTACACAGCCATGTGGCAGCTGGCCCTGGCGCTGATCTTCAAAATCGTCATCACCATATTTACCTTTGGCATGAAG ATCCCGTCAGGCCTCCTCATCCCCAGCATGGCCATGGGAGCAATGGCGGGCAGGATGGTGGGCATTGGCGTGGAGCAGCTGGCTTACCATCACCATGACTGGATCATCTTCCAGAACTGGTGCAGGCCCGGAGCAGACTGCGTCACACCAGGGCTTTACGCAATGGTGGGAGCTGCAGCCTGCCTAG GTGGAGTTACCAGGATGACAGTGTCGTTGGTGGTCATCATGTTCGAGGTCACGGGTGGTCTGGAGTACATTGTGCCCCTCATGGCGGCGGCTGTGACCAGCAAGTTGGTGGCCAATGCCTTTGGGAAGGAAGGCATCTACGAGGCCCACATCGACTTGAATGGCTACcccttcctggatgtgaaggacGAGTTCACCCACTGCACGCTGGCCACCGACGTCATGCGGCCCCGGCGGGGAGAGCCGCTGCTGTCGGTGCTCACCCAGGACCGCATGACCATGGAGGACGTGGAGACACTCATCAAGGACACCGACTACAACGGCTTCCCCGTGGTGGTCTCCAGAGACTCCGAGTGCCTCATCGGATTTGCCCAGCGGAGGGAGCTGATTCTCGCAATAA AGAATGCcagacagaggcaggagggcaTCGTGAGCAATTCCATCAGGTACTTCACAGAGGAGGCCCCTGAGCTGCCGGCCAACAGCCTGCACCCCATGAAGCTGCGGTGCATCCTCAACCTCAGCCCTTTCACGGTCACGGACCACACCCCCATGGAGACGGTGGTGGACATCTTCCAGCAACTGGGGCTCCGGCAGTGCCTGGTGACACGGAGTGGGTGA